From the genome of Cyprinus carpio isolate SPL01 chromosome B24, ASM1834038v1, whole genome shotgun sequence:
AAGTAGATCAGCAAAAACACAACGGTGCACAACGCGGGGCCGGTGGTCTCGTAGTGGATGTGCTCCACGTCGTACTCCCGGTTGCACGCCACTTTTTCGTGCCCGGCAATTAAACGCACAATGTAGCCGATCGACACAAACATATAACACGCCGAGAGGAAAATAATCGGGCGCTCGGGGTATTTAAAGCGCTCCATGTCGATTAGAAACGTAGCGACGGTGGCGAAAGTGGATATGAAGCATAACACCGACCAGAGACCGATCCAGAAGGCCGTGAAAGTCCGCTCGTCCTGGGTGAAATACGGGTTGTGGCACGGCATGGCGCAGTTCGGGATCTGACCCGTCTTGACGCGGTTGTACAGCGGGGTGTCTGGTCGCTGTTCACCGCCACCATCGGCGGGCGCGACACTGGCAGCCCGGCTCGCAGGGTTTACTCGCTTTGGGTCCCAACACCCGTTCGCCCGCTTTTCTTTTTGTGCGGATTGAAGGCTTTGCTGGGGGTAGTTGGTGGGTTTGGACAGCACCGGCGACACCGTGGTGGAGTCGGTTCGGTTGTAGTCCATGCACAGCGTGTCTGGTGCGCCCTGCAAGGGCAGCAAATCGCACCTCATTCGATCCGGCCAAGGGAAGCCGTACTGCCGCATGAGCAGGCGGGCGCAGCCCGCCTTGGCTCGCTATCGCACACGCTCCGGCACGGCGGCAGGGGTTTCTTATAGTCCTCCAGGCATATGGGGGGTGTACATGCTGCACAAGAAGAACTTGAGATCCGGGGAGCACTGAATCTCCACCAGAGGCCAGAACTGGTGGTTCTGGGGAGGGGTGCACCTCCAAGCCGGCTTCGTCCTGCGTGTCGTGGTTGAACTGGTTGGGCATGTAGGTGTAGTTGTAGCCGATGCCCTTGCACAGAGGAACGGCTATCTCCTGACAGGTGATCTCCTTGGCCGTGGTGCCGCTTGACCTGGGCAGCAGGGCGAGCGCGAGGAACAGGTAAATCCCCAACAGGTAGCACTCCATTCTTTTCTCCCCCTCCTGTCAACACAAGCAATGCGGCGCTGGAAACAGTTCAGTTCAGATCTTGAAGAGCAGACCCATCTCCGCTTCACTTGTTTGGCACGGACTCGCGGTTGGGTTGCATACCGAGAATAAATAGCCCCTCGGCCGGGCGCAGGCAAAATGGCTGAGGGAATAAATGCAAGCGTCTCGTAGCTGTTTCCTCTCCTTGTTCCCGCTCCAGCGATTCGTTCCAATAGAAAGCCGCGTTTCAATACTCTAAACTTCTCtgttaacaaaaaaacactccTGGTGTAAACGCGTTTTCTACATTCGTTCCGTTCTCGAGAGCCTTTCTCATACAAATCAGTGCCGTGGAGTAGGACGCGCCGAGTATAAAAGACAGCCGAGCGGACACGCCGCACCCCCCATGCGCCGATCCGCCAAATCACAAAGCGGGGAGGGCGGGTCGCCCAGGCGTGTCAATCACGTTTGCTCAAGGTGTACAATTGCAGAACGTTGTTTTTTGAAAGGGGAACACAAATTAAGTCCGCTCGTCCTGGGTGAAATACGGGTTGTGGCACGGCATGGCGCAGTTCGGGATCTGACCCGTCTTGACGCGGTTGTACAGCGGGTGTCTGTCGCTGTTCACCGCCACCATCGGCGCGCGACACTGGCAGCCCGGCTCGCAGGGTTTACTCGCTTTGGGTCCAACACCCGTTCGCCCGCTTTTCTTTTTGTGCGGATTGAAGGCTTTGCTGGGGTAGTTGGTGGGTTTGGACAGCACCGGCGACACCGTGGTGGAGTCGGTTCGGTTGTAGTCCATGCACAGCGTGTCTGGTGCGCCCTGCACGGGCAGCAAATCGCACCTCATTCGATCCGGCCAAGGGAAGCCGTACTGCCGCATGAGCGGGGCGCAGCCCGCCTTGGCTCGCTCGCACACGCTCCGGCACGGCGGCAGGGGTTTCTTATAGTCCTCCAGGCATATGGGGGTGTACATGCTGCACAAGAAGAACTTGAGATCCGGGGAGCACTGAATCTCCACCAGAGGCCAGAACTGGTGCACCTCCAAGCCGGCTTCGTCCTGCGTGTCGTGGTTGAACTGGTTGGGCATGTAGGTGTAGTTGTAGCCGATGCCCTTGCACAGAGGAACGGCTATCTCCTGACAGGTGATCTCCTTGGCCGTGGTGCCGCTTGACCTGGGCAGCAGGGCGAGCGCGAGGAACAGGTAAATCCCCCACAGGTAGCACTCCATTCTTTTCTCCCCCTCCTGTCAACACAAGCAATGCGGCGCTGGAAACAGTTCAGTTCAGATCTTGAAGAGCAGACCCATCTCCGCTTCACTTGTTTGGCACGGACTCGCGGTTGGGTTGCATACCGAGAATAAATAGCCCTCGGCCGGGCGCAGGCAAAATGGCTGAGGGAATAAATGCAAGCGTCTCGTAGCTGTTTCCTCTCCTTGTTCCCGCTCCAGCGATTCGTTCCAATAGAAAGCCGCGTTTCAATACTCTAAACTTCTCTGTTAACAAAAACACTCCTGGTGTAAACGCGTTTTCTACATTCGTTCCGTTCTCGAGAGCCTTTCTCATACAAATCAGTGCCGTGGAGTAGGACGCGCCGAGTATAAAAGACAGCCGAGCGGACACGCCCCCCATGCGCCGATCGCCAATCACAAAGCGGGGAGGGCGGGTCGCCCAGGCGTGTCAATCACGTTTGCTCAAGGTGTACAATTGCAGAACGTTGTTTTTGAAAGGGAACACAAATTAGATCAAAGATACAAGTTTGTGCCTGAAGGAGGCAGATCGcacataaaacaaatgtaataaatacaattagCGTTTGTATTGAATCTCTAATgcatggttttatgttatttGATGTCTTTGTTTACTAGCAGTGTGTATTATGAAGTCTATAGATCGCTTTATTGTGGCGAAAGTGGATGCAAAACTAAGTTCAAAAGAATATCAAGACAATCAGCTATTATTAttagtcctgtttttttttctttctcttgaaTGTTCTATTcaatagaatttatttaattttttattgtagcCTATTATTTCAAAACCTTGACTAGCCTAccacataaaataatttcaaaagatgcattatttgtgctgtaaaatggtatttatttatttatttgcaggaCATGATGACAAACTCTTTattgaacagtgagatttttgaTACAAAGTGTACATTTCAGGTTATTTGGCtgctcaaaatgtaaaatataaacgttaaaacttttatatatatatttggctttTTAGCATGTCACTGAAATATAACTGCGGTGTGacaaatgacttttttaaaagtacatataaaCATGTGGCCGTAAAACTGCATGCGCAGTATTCTTGAACAActtgttaaaatagtttttttttgtaggttaCAGCATGCCACACTGCTTGTTAACAATCCatatttcaattaacattcaGAAGTTTGTGGCTTTGGCTTTGGGTCCAGCTGCAATTTCACCAGCAAATGTTTACTGTCCGAGCCTCATTATTTCAGCCTATTATTTTATGAAGCTCtgcatatatacaatataaagaGTCCATCTCATCGGGCCCCCTAATGTATTGGGGTTAATTTGTGAATGATAGGGCCCGGCGGGGGGTTGTCCTGCTGGCGGAGCGGGGAGCTGATGTTTTAATGGAGGTGTGGATGCGCAGAGCTCCTGCAGAGGATGTAATTACTGCAAACTCAAGAACAAGCAAAGCAGTTTGTTAAACAGTGGCAGCGGACAAGCAACCCCTTCCCCCAACTCATTATCACAGGCCGTCTTAAAGGAAATGCAATGTAATAGTAAAATTAGAGAGtgtaaaaacaaatgattaaagaGCTGCTTCACAAATACTTTCATGTTCAATAGTTACAGAAGGagtttttttaatagattttatgtGCAATCTCTTTGAACTCTTGTTCGGTGCCTTAAAAGGCCCATACGTCCATCAGGAGTAATTAcatttagctacatttaatatgtataaaGCTGTTTTACTCTGCTACAACTGTTTTATCATTTCCATTACAAAGCTGCGGTGACTTTATGGGACATCACAAACCCGAAACCTGTTGCACcggtttgtttttcttctctttgagCTCCAATATCGCAATAATTATTTTACTCCTTTCTTTAGGGAAACTCGCAGGGATTTAGGAACAGGTGTGCCCTCTGAGGCTTGTGGCAAATGCAGGCAGATGAAAAGTAGAATCGCTTTCACTGATTATGTCCATTATTCCCCCAGCCATATTGATTAACAGGAAGATAGAGCACACTCTAGTCTCCAGCAGTTGGAGCGTAACCTTTTACCCTGGCTCTGTCCCAGCTCCGGCCGGGCTTGGGTTACATAGTGCCCGGGCATTCCAGAGTACAAATGGAATTAGTGCATCTGTTCGAAAGTTAATTTTCAAATCACCATTGAATGAGTCTTTAGAAAGAGCTGAAATGGTGGCTGGTGGCCATCAGCCAGAATAACACGCCTTCTCGTGTATCGGGCCTAAGGATTCTTTGTGCGCTTATTATTTCTAAAGCGTGGATTATGAAGCTTCAGATGGGAATTAATTTTCTACAAATGAGAGAGTCTTTCAAATAATACTCCAATAATACAATGCGGAGCTCTACGTGGATTTCTTTTGTAGGTTTAATGCAATCTGTTCAAATGTTTTCAGGCTACAATAACCAAATCTAAAAGTTAATGcaattaaaggatttttaaggTCTATTTACAGTGTTTGTGGCACAATGAAATGTTTACAAGCTATTTtcctaaaaacataataatgcattttgtgctgtaaaagtctttctttctttattaattaattagttaatttattaattttccttTTAATATGAGTAtctatgatagatagatagatattgtttaaatattttaggaatataatgataaaatgctctaaatatcattttttttattattattattattactactactactaatttttctttttagcaattttaaccaattttatgttaaatattggCACAGTTTAAtctgtttgaatacatttttaaacagtttcttgagcagccaatcagcatattagaataatttctggatcatgtgacactgaagactggagtaatgatgctgaaaattcagctttgcaccacaggaataaattacatctgaaaatatattcaaatagaaaagagttttGTTCTACTAAGTTCAGTTTATTTTCTGTAGAAATTAATTATGCCACAAATGATGTGGCTACAGCTTAATTTGTTGTAAAGCTGCAACATTCTGTCAAGGTGTAATTATTAGTTTTCCAATTTTCACTTAACAATAACAGCTTAAGTAATCTTGTTTCCAGTAATCACCTCTCAATATAGGAATCCTAATGACATTGAGCATGTTAATGAAgcactgtctgtgtgtgcaatCCATTAGCATAGTATGTATTGATTGGGTACACCGTGTGATTACATCTGCAGGAATCTTATCAGGGATGTTTACGTTTCATTAAGACTTTCAGCCAGACTAATAGAGCAGAATGTGTATTTGCCTAGTACCACACACTTTAGCAAACTCTAGCCCAGAGAAAACATCTACCTGGAATTTGAGTGGAAGGTGTAagatatgagagagagaaagtcagcCATTAATGCAGGCCGCTCACTGGACAGGTAATGATTCACTGTGAACTGCCGCTAAACTCAGATTTATGGCTCATTCTGCAGTTATTGAGTGACAGAGAGCATGTGAAAATTCTTCTTCGGGGCTAGTTGTCTTATAGCTGATTTACCCGAGGTCAGGAGGAGACACTATTGAGACAATTAAGCTGTCTGTAGCTGTCTGTCAGTGTGTGAGAGAACATGCGTTTTCTCCTCTACCAAATCCTGAGTCTCAACTGGAAaacagctctgttccaaaaagGAGTGAGCTGCCTGCTTAGCAACATTAAACTAAATTCGGTGTACACAGAGGCCATTCACTAAAGAACTGATGCTTTCTCGTATTCCAAAACAtgcatcccagaatgcactgcaagaTCAgtgaaaaaaaggagaaaaagtcACACAAGCCGATAACTTTGTAGATAATAAATGCACTTTAGAAACTAATTTTGTTATGCATTTTTGTGCAATATGTGTACAGCgtgctattttttaatgtttattagaaTATCTCAtagttagcttagcaacatgcaaCTGTCAGTGAGTGGAATCGGCTGTTCACATTGCATAACGAGTGCATAAGTTAGCTGTCTAAGGCaagatacactgtaaaaattgtttgaaatgtttacagaaaaatactgaaataatgctACAGTAATTGGTTCACTATAAGTTACCTTATCATTTGCAatgaaaaactgcattatgtaattgtactgtaaaatactgtcaaatgtatgctttttgcaacttaaaaatataaattatcaaataatttacagtgaaaaacagtaaaaggaAGAAATCCCTTTTTTATCAGTAATTTGCTGTACATTATGGTGTTTCAGGATGTTTTgtgttgcattatttttgtttttgtctgtatatAGCTGTGCACCATTTATGTAGAAGCATAGGTTGTGTTTAATGGAGGGGGCCTTTTAACTCTGATTTTGCTTTCTGTTTTAACACTTGTATTATTAAAGTGGTTATCAGTACATTTGAAAGTAAAAAACAGATCTTAGAAGCTTAGgttgttaattaacattacttGATGAAGTATATGGTAATAAGTTGCAACATACATGGCACCAGTATACCATCGCATAATACCTGAAAAACtcacattattttattacagtgaatttctggcaaccacatcTGACAGTTTTTCACATAAAGTTAACAGGATATTTTAAGGCCGCTCACTAGTTTGAAGCACAGATCTAGCATGCTCTCTGACTGCCACTAAGTCAATTAACAGCCTTGTTTTAAGGATGTGTTTAAGAATTGCTTTTCTATGTTTGTACTTTGACTTTGCCCAGGCCCCCACATTTCTCCATAGAGCGATGTTGGTGGGGGAGGGCAGGCTGGCCCAGCCCCCCATCCTTATCAGCACGTGTTTTCTTTGGGCTTGGCAGCTAATCAGTTGCAGGTGGGGCTGAGATCCTCTTGGGTCCCCTGAGGTGGTGGAGCGCGCTCCCTGGGTGTCCCCTCACCTTCACCTCATTACCTTGACAAACAGGGCTGGCCCTGCTAATCAATCCACCGCTGAGAGCACACAAGACACGACATCCTTCTCATAGATCCACTCGCTGTGTCTGTGTACCTCAAATCAGCAGGTTATTACATACCATAGAGCATGCATCAGTAAAAACCACGCAGCGTGGAGTGACGATTGGCAGTGTTTTGACATAAGGTTAGAAATGTTTGTAACTTCTTGTTGCAATTGAACAATTGCATTAGacataatatgcattatacataataattagacatttacatttattcgtttagcagacgcttttatccaaagcgacttacaattggggaatacatcaatcgattcatcttaaagaggcaaatagacacaggaagtgctcgtcaTACCAAGTTAcaagcattgttcaaataaatacaaactagacagagaaagagaaaagttttttatttatttatttatttatttttaggatgaAGTCAGATAGAGGTAGGCGTAAAGAGGTACAGGTAAACAGGTAGACGAAAGAGGtaagttttcagctgtcgcttgagaAATGTCAGGGAATCAGCATTCTGGATAGGGGTTGGAAGATCATTCCCCCAGCCAGCAATGGCAAATGAagatgttctggaaagtgattttgtgcctctttgtgaTGGTAAcatgaggcgtcgctcactagtggatctcagacttctggaggggatgtagattcgcagtagtgagtggaagtagatGGGTGTTGAGCCTgaggctgttctatatgcaagcatcagtgtcttgaacttTATGCGAGCCATAATCGGTAGCCAGTGAAgtgagataaagagaggtgtgacgCAGGGTTTTTGGGCTCGTTAAAGACCAGTCGTgccactgcattctgaatcatttgtcaATCATTTGAATCGTTTGACTGTGCATCATgtaagtccagccagaagagcattgcagtagtccagcctagaaataacaagagcctggacaagaagttgtgcagcatgctccattaGGAAGGTCTTTCTGATGCTGTGCattgcaaacctgcaagatctagcagtttttgcaatgtggtctttgaaagccagctggtcatcaaagattatttttagatttgtggTTTTTGTTGGTAAGTTGGTTGTTTTTGGAAATTTGTTGACGGTGAAGTCATGCTGTAGATTTGGAGTGGCTGGGAAGACAAGAACCTCAGTCTTttccaggttgagctgtaggtggtgttctttcatccatgccgagatgcccgccaggcagcctgagatccgtgcagctaccattggatcatctggttgaaatgagagatagagctgagTGTTGttagcatagcaatggtaggagaagccatgtgcatGGGActcagtgatgtagtgtatatggagaagtcgaggggtccaagaactgatccctgaggaaccccagtgaccagttgatgtgctttggatacctccccacCCCTCCCCACCCCAGACCCccaagacctaccagtgagataggatttaAGTTTAAGTGCACTTTAAGTGCAGGAACGAAgcaatacaattaacaaaagctcCTTCTAAGCTGATGGCCTTTACTCTTATtacaaataaagtgcaatcaaaaatacagcaaaaaaaaaaaaaaaagatgaagagttatttatttcttatttttttatattttggataatataatataatataatataatataatataatataatataatataatataatataatataatataatataatataatataatataatataatataatataataagaccTAGTAATGCTTCTTTTAAagatacaattaatttttttatttttttattaattaattaattaatttagttagttAGCTAGTAAGATTAACATATGTTTAATCTGTATGAAGTAGATGAATTTACTCtctgttaattttttatatactttttggcTGCTGCCCCTTTTTCAAGTCCAGCTCTCAGTTCACTTATTATCTGTTTATCTGGACTATGGTGTTTGAGTTTAGGGCACTTTGGGTTCAAAGGTTGATTCCTGTCACCAACCATTAGAAGAAATAAATATTCAGTATATTAATATTCAATATGTGAAACCtttcaaaatgtaatgcatttctgAGTAAAACACGTTTTTTAGTGAGACTGTTAGGTGGGAATCTATTTCATCCATTGGAAATTGTATGGTATTGCAAGTATGTTTTTGACTCCAGAATAGAATTATATCTGAATGTTAATGTGGTAAAACAAAATTGTTATTAGTGAATATTATCTGATAGCCTGGACAGCCTAGATAAAAAACCCGCTAGTCAAAGTCATTAAAATAGATGGTTGGATGACTAGTTGACCATCCCGCACAAATGACCCAACCCTGCTCTCAACTtactctgtttgtctgtcttcatttcaggacAGTTGAACGGTGGACAAGAGACACATGGAGGGATGGGCTGAAAGAAATAGAGAGGAGAGCAAGAAGGTAAGGAGGAAACACCTCAGACAGAAGTTGAAGCAGCGCAAGAAACATCCGGAAGGCTTGAAGCAGACATATAATAAGACGGCCTCGCAGAGTGTAGCACATGCAGGCGTATTTGTTTTCTTGCTTCATTCTGTCA
Proteins encoded in this window:
- the LOC109049033 gene encoding LOW QUALITY PROTEIN: frizzled-8-like (The sequence of the model RefSeq protein was modified relative to this genomic sequence to represent the inferred CDS: substituted 1 base at 1 genomic stop codon), whose product is MECYLWGIYLFLALALLPRSSGTTAKEITCQEIAVPLCKGIGYNYTYMPNQFNHDTQDEAGLEVHQFWPLVEIQCSPDLKFFLCSMYTPICLEDYKKPLPPCRSVCERAKAGCAPLMRQYGFPWPDRMRCDLLPVQGAPDTLCMDYNRTDSTTVSPVLSKPTNYPSKAFNPHKKKSGRTGVGPKASKPCEPGCQCRAPMVAVNSDRHPLYNRVKTGQIPNCAMPCHNPYFTQDERTXFRTFTAFWIGLWSVLCFISTFATVATFLIDMERFKYPERPIIFLSACYMFVSIGYIVRLIAGHEKVACNREYDVEHIHYETTGPALCTVVFLLIYFFGMASSIWWVILSLTWFLAAGMKWGNEAIAGYSQYFHLAAWLIPSMKSIAVLALSSVDGDPVAGICYVGNQNLDNLRGFVLAPLVIYLFIGTMFLLAGFVSLFRIRSVIKQGGTKTDKLEKLMIRIGIFTVLYTVPATIIVACYFYEQHNRQSWEITHNCSCLLEQEIKRPDYAVFMLKYFMCLLVGITSGVWTWSGKTLESWRSFCTRCCWGSKGSGGSMYSDVSTGLTWRSGTASSVSCPKQMPLSQV